A single genomic interval of Aminobacter aminovorans harbors:
- a CDS encoding GlcG/HbpS family heme-binding protein, with the protein MSELTLAKANAIIEAAFAKGSDVKMKPLTVAVLDAGGHLKAFQKQDGASMLRYEIASGKAYGALAVGMGSRWLDQTAKERPHFMEGLNAVSGGKIVPVPGGVLIRDASGKLLGAVGITGDTSDNDELAAISGIEAAGLKHQAA; encoded by the coding sequence ATGTCCGAACTGACGCTCGCCAAGGCCAACGCCATCATCGAAGCCGCATTCGCCAAAGGATCGGACGTGAAGATGAAGCCGCTGACGGTTGCCGTGCTCGACGCCGGCGGCCATCTCAAGGCTTTCCAGAAGCAGGATGGCGCATCGATGCTGCGCTACGAGATCGCCTCGGGCAAAGCCTATGGCGCGCTCGCTGTCGGCATGGGCTCGCGCTGGCTCGACCAGACGGCGAAGGAGCGGCCGCACTTCATGGAAGGGCTCAACGCCGTCTCCGGCGGCAAGATCGTGCCGGTGCCGGGGGGCGTGCTGATCCGCGACGCGTCGGGCAAGTTGCTCGGCGCCGTCGGCATCACTGGCGACACATCGGACAATGACGAACTCGCCGCCATTTCAGGCATCGAGGCGGCAGGGCTGAAGCATCAGGCCGCGTGA